The Cloacibacillus sp. genomic sequence CCCGAAATCCAGAGGACGCCGAGCAGCATCAGCAGCGGGCTGCCGGCGAGGACAGTGGTCAGCAGTTTAGAGACCGCCTCAAGAACGCCGGTGACCCTTAATCCTCCGGCCATAATGAAGAGGGATATAAAATATATAATTGTCGGCCACTCGACCTCATTATGGATTATCGTTCCCTCGTCAAGCAGCGATATCGTGAGCAATATTCCCGCGGCGGTGAGCGCGACGACGGAGGCCTCAAGGTGCAGGAGGCGGTGCATGGAGAATCCAACCAGCACCAGAATGATGATTACTACAGATTTTATCATCAGCGGCCTGTTGACGATGAGCCTCGACTCGTCCACCTCGCGCAGGCGTATCGCGGCCTCCGGGTCCGATTTCAGCTCTTTTTTATAGTAAATACCGACATAGGCAGTCACGGCGCAGAGGGCGACGACGGCGACCGGCGCTAGTACGACGAGGAATTCATTGAATGAGAACTTTGCGACGGAGGCGATGATCATGTTTGGCGGGTCTCCGATGAGCGTCGCCGTTCCGCCGATGTTGGAGGCGAATAGCTCCATCAGAAGCAGCGGCAGCGGGTTCATCGCTATCAGTTCGCAGAGCGACAGCACGACCGGCGTGACCAGCAGCACCGTCGTCACGTTGTCGAGGAAGGCGGAGAGCACCGCCGTGAGCAGAGAGATTATCCAGAATATCCGCAGCGGCCTGCCGCCGGTTATCTTTATCGCCTTGACTGCGAGGTACTGGAAAAGGCCGCTCTTTGAAAGTATGCCGACGACGATCATCATGCCGACGAGAAGGCCGACGGTATTATGGTCGATCGCCGCCACCGCCTCCTCCGATGAAAGAAGGCCGCTTATAACCATGATAGATGCTCCCAGCAGAGAGGCTGTCGCCGTCTTCATTTTGCCGGTTGCCGCGAGGACTATCGTTCCGAGAAAAATCAGCAGCGCTGCCCAGGCCTGTAAAGTCATATGTCTTCCTCCTATAATGATTGTGCAGCAACGGAAACGATAATAATTTTTAATAAAAACCGTTACTTCACTTTCTATAAAACGGTTGGGACTATACGCTCTGCCTCCGTAAAATGCAACCATTAATGAGGAAAGTCAATATATTGTGATAATGTGGAATATTTGTGAAACGAAGTAAAAGCAACAATCCCCTCGTACATAAAAAAAGAGGGGATTATTTATAAGTTAAAAAGGAGAAATAGTTTCTATTTATGGTGTTTTCGGCGATAAATAATTATATAAATCACAACTAGTACGGCGCAGGCGGCGATCAGGGCAAGACTTATTTTCTTTATCTCCTGGTGGATGAGCGCCTGATTGCTGCCGAGGAAATAACCGACGAGGGCGAGAATCACGACCCAGATCCCCGAGCCGAGCGCGGTATATAGGGCAAACTGCGCGAGCGGCATCCTCGCAAGTCCGGCGGGGAGCGAAATATACTGACGTATCACAGGCAGAAGACGTCCCGTGAAGGTACTTATATGTCCGTGGCGGGCAAAGAAGATCTCCGCCTTGTCAAGCGATTCATGGGTAATGAAAAAGTATTTTCCATATTTTTCAAAGATCGGACGCCCCCAGCGCACGGCGATCCAATAGTTAAAAAGGCCGCCGAGAATACTGCCCGTGATCCCGCTGAGTATTACGAGAAATATATTCATCTCACCCTTCCAGGCAAGGTAACCCGCCGGCGGTACCACGACCTCGCTGGGGAAGGGGAAAAAGGAAGATTCAAGGAACATGAGGCCGACGATCCCGGGATATCCAAGATGGCCGATGACCTCCACCAGC encodes the following:
- a CDS encoding DedA family protein, which translates into the protein MEALSSFLSYGIQLFSDLIQWLVEVIGHLGYPGIVGLMFLESSFFPFPSEVVVPPAGYLAWKGEMNIFLVILSGITGSILGGLFNYWIAVRWGRPIFEKYGKYFFITHESLDKAEIFFARHGHISTFTGRLLPVIRQYISLPAGLARMPLAQFALYTALGSGIWVVILALVGYFLGSNQALIHQEIKKISLALIAACAVLVVIYIIIYRRKHHK
- a CDS encoding ArsB/NhaD family transporter, which gives rise to MTLQAWAALLIFLGTIVLAATGKMKTATASLLGASIMVISGLLSSEEAVAAIDHNTVGLLVGMMIVVGILSKSGLFQYLAVKAIKITGGRPLRIFWIISLLTAVLSAFLDNVTTVLLVTPVVLSLCELIAMNPLPLLLMELFASNIGGTATLIGDPPNMIIASVAKFSFNEFLVVLAPVAVVALCAVTAYVGIYYKKELKSDPEAAIRLREVDESRLIVNRPLMIKSVVIIILVLVGFSMHRLLHLEASVVALTAAGILLTISLLDEGTIIHNEVEWPTIIYFISLFIMAGGLRVTGVLEAVSKLLTTVLAGSPLLMLLGVLWISGITCAFINNIAFTAIFVHIIKSMALAAAIPAEPLYWALALGACLGGNGTYFSAAANAVVADFAAKEGIEISFAAFSKIGLRVVFVSLLLSSIALLWIGRGLWM